A part of Aegilops tauschii subsp. strangulata cultivar AL8/78 chromosome 2, Aet v6.0, whole genome shotgun sequence genomic DNA contains:
- the LOC141041282 gene encoding uncharacterized protein, whose translation MGRPSKRSEGPANLISLLPEDLLLRILERLGSARAAAGTSLLSRRWRGLLTRLLSLTLDLHDVPFGSIQAVLRYAVARRRPGAYIYHLNIRVIGQADTTDSVRFSFLLRDAAMLSPVELRLTLPRNLQVSCMDVALHCFDRATSIDLRVRALHLTVFTKTYAVGNGWHVVPFRSLERLSLSGCHIDLATLIPFCPCLRVLRLNTTGLIEMSNITVHSASLEELVVEHGNRWTCRTHMSVDSLVLKQLTASFHACGDIGVSILAPMEDKVWWRCLYAKPIYGLGLGCLLEVGFNTQETHSGRGNGTSTTGADTSILQHVFPLLFILFL comes from the coding sequence ATGGGGAGGCCGAGTAAAAGATCTGAAGGTCCAGCCAACCTCATCAGCCTCCTCCCGGAGGATCTGCTTCTCCGGATCCTCGAGCGTCTTGgctccgcccgcgccgccgccggcaccagCCTCCTCTCCCGCCGGTGGCGCGGCCTCTTGACCCGGCTCCTCAGCCTCACCCTCGACCTCCACGACGTCCCATTCGGCTCGATCCAGGCCGTGCTCCGCTACGCCGTCGCTCGTCGACGTCCCGGTGCATACATCTACCACCTCAACATCCGCGTCATCGGCCAGGCCGACACGACCGACTCCGTTAGGTTCTCCTTTTTGCTCCGGGACGCCGCGATGCTCTCGCCGGTGGAGCTGCGCCTCACTCTCCCGCGGAACCTGCAAGTCTCCTGCATGGATGTGGCGCTGCACTGCTTCGACCGCGCCACCTCCATAGATCTGCGCGTGCGGGCCCTCCACTTGACCGTATTCACAAAGACATATGCGGTGGGCAATGGCTGGCATGTCGTCCCCTTCCGCTCGCTGGAGAGGCTCTCCCTTTCGGGATGCCACATCGATCTGGCCACCTTAATCCCGTTCTGCCCGTGCCTGCGCGTGCTCCGGCTGAACACCACCGGTCTGATAGAGATGAGCAACATTACCGTCCACTCTGCATCGCTGGAGGAGCTCGTCGTGGAGCACGGGAACAGATGGACCTGTCGTACCCATATGAGCGTCGATTCCCTTGTGCTTAAGCAATTGACAGCGTCCTTCCATGCCTGCGGCGACATCGGGGTGTCCATCTTGGCACCAATGGAAGACAAGGTCTGGTGGCGGTGTTTGTATGCCAAGCCAATTTACGGGCTTGGTCTTGGGTGCCTCTTAGAAGTGGGCTTCAACACCCAAGAGACACACTCCGGGAGAGGTAATGGAACAAGCACGACAggggctgatacgtccattttgcagcATGTTTTTCCACTattatttatattgtttttatga
- the LOC120974691 gene encoding F-box/FBD/LRR-repeat protein At2g04230-like isoform X2, whose protein sequence is MDPAPGGQADLISVLPEDLLLEILERLGSARAAAGTSLLSRRWRGLWTRLPSLTLSFHDLPFGSIEAALHRAAARRRPGVYIYHLNIRVAGEAGTMGAGRFSSLLWDAARLSPVELLLTLPRNLEVSCMEVTLPSFHRATSMDLRARELHLTVWAKPYGSLNGYYVPFRSLERLSLSGCHIDLATFIPFCQRLRVLRLNTTGLVDMSNITVHSASLEELVVEHGNRWTGRTRTHISVDSPVLKQLTASFHACGNIGVSILAPMLDKVWWRCSYAKPIYGLGLWGLSEVGFNTNAGRGACVQLPSVHVLSLHISPVQDSVSFPNAELSFEAEIDKHMVTNFSGLDLHLSTKGHVFGAFVLHLLGMHRIRTALRNLKIVLLRSEVKDACPVNCLCDEPKNWRTETITLADLETMEIEGVGGEDHEFDFLEVIFRCAPMLKTVTVRLSDGVTPSVDWCTKVNNISMAYPSVECNADLGQSCVLT, encoded by the exons ATGGACCCGGCTCCCGGAGGTCAAGCCGACCTCATCAGCGTCCTCCCGGAGGATCTGCTTCTGGAGATCCTCGAGCGTCTTGGttccgcccgcgccgccgcgggcACCAGCCTCCTCTCCCGCCGGTGGCGCGGTCTCTGGACCCGGCTCCCCAGCCTCACCCTCAGCTTCCACGACCTCCCGTTCGGCTCGATCGAGGCCGCGCTCCACCGCGCCGCTGCTCGTCGACGCCCCGGTGTGTACATCTACCACCTCAACATCCGCGTCGCCGGCGAGGCCGGCACGATGGGCGCCGGGAGGTTCTCCTCGCTGCTCTGGGACGCCGCGAGGCTCTCGCCGGTGGAGCTGCTCCTCACTCTCCCGCGGAACCTGGAAGTCTCCTGCATGGAGGTGACACTGCCCAGCTTCCACCGCGCCACCTCCATGGATCTACGCGCGCGGGAACTCCACTTAACCGTATGGGCAAAGCCATATGGGTCGCTCAATGGCTACTATGTCCCCTTCCGCTCGCTGGAGAGGCTCTCCCTCTCGGGATGCCACATCGATCTGGCCACCTTCATCCCGTTCTGCCAGCGCCTGCGCGTGCTCCGGCTGAACACCACCGGTCTGGTAGACATGAGCAACATTACGGTCCACTCCGCGTCGCTGGAGGAGCTCGTCGTGGAGCACGGCAACAGATGGACCGGCCGCACCCGCACCCATATCAGCGTCGACTCCCCTGTGCTTAAGCAATTGACAGCGTCCTTCCATGCCTGCGGCAACATCGGGGTGTCCATCTTGGCACCAATGCTGGACAAGGTCTGGTGGCGGTGCTCGTATGCCAAGCCGATCTATGGGCTTGGTCTTTGGGGCCTCTCAGAGGTGGGCTTCAACACCAATGCTGGGAGAGGCGCCTGTGTGCAGCTCCCTAGCGTCCATGTCCTGTCCCTACACATATCTCCCGTCCAA GATTCAGTTAGCTTTCCAAATGCAGAGCTCAGCTTTGAGGCAGAGATCGATAAACATATGGTTACCAACTTCTCTGGTCTGGACCTACATCTCAGCACCAAGGGCCATGTGTTTGGAGCTTTTGTGCTGCATCTCCTTGGGATGCATCGGATTCGTACAGCTTTACGGAACCTTAAGATTGTCCTGCTAAGATCAGAG GTGAAAGATGCATGCCCAGTAAATTGTCTCTGTGATGAGCCTAAGAACTGGAGAACAGAAACTATCACCTTGGCTGATCTTGAAACCATGGAAATTGAAGGTGTCGGCGGGGAAGATCACGAGTTTGATTTCTTGGAAGTGATATTTAGATGTGCTCCAATGCTTAAAACAGTGACCGTGAGGCTGTCAGATGGTGTCACTCCAAGTGTCGATTGGTGCACAAAAGTAAACAACATCTCCATGGCATATCCTTCCGTCGAATGCAATGCTGATCTG GGCCAAAGCTGTGTGTTGACATGA
- the LOC120974691 gene encoding F-box/FBD/LRR-repeat protein At2g04230-like isoform X1, protein MDPAPGGQADLISVLPEDLLLEILERLGSARAAAGTSLLSRRWRGLWTRLPSLTLSFHDLPFGSIEAALHRAAARRRPGVYIYHLNIRVAGEAGTMGAGRFSSLLWDAARLSPVELLLTLPRNLEVSCMEVTLPSFHRATSMDLRARELHLTVWAKPYGSLNGYYVPFRSLERLSLSGCHIDLATFIPFCQRLRVLRLNTTGLVDMSNITVHSASLEELVVEHGNRWTGRTRTHISVDSPVLKQLTASFHACGNIGVSILAPMLDKVWWRCSYAKPIYGLGLWGLSEVGFNTNAGRGACVQLPSVHVLSLHISPVQDSVSFPNAELSFEAEIDKHMVTNFSGLDLHLSTKGHVFGAFVLHLLGMHRIRTALRNLKIVLLRSEVKDACPVNCLCDEPKNWRTETITLADLETMEIEGVGGEDHEFDFLEVIFRCAPMLKTVTVRLSDGVTPSVDWCTKVNNISMAYPSVECNADLVSRAKAVC, encoded by the exons ATGGACCCGGCTCCCGGAGGTCAAGCCGACCTCATCAGCGTCCTCCCGGAGGATCTGCTTCTGGAGATCCTCGAGCGTCTTGGttccgcccgcgccgccgcgggcACCAGCCTCCTCTCCCGCCGGTGGCGCGGTCTCTGGACCCGGCTCCCCAGCCTCACCCTCAGCTTCCACGACCTCCCGTTCGGCTCGATCGAGGCCGCGCTCCACCGCGCCGCTGCTCGTCGACGCCCCGGTGTGTACATCTACCACCTCAACATCCGCGTCGCCGGCGAGGCCGGCACGATGGGCGCCGGGAGGTTCTCCTCGCTGCTCTGGGACGCCGCGAGGCTCTCGCCGGTGGAGCTGCTCCTCACTCTCCCGCGGAACCTGGAAGTCTCCTGCATGGAGGTGACACTGCCCAGCTTCCACCGCGCCACCTCCATGGATCTACGCGCGCGGGAACTCCACTTAACCGTATGGGCAAAGCCATATGGGTCGCTCAATGGCTACTATGTCCCCTTCCGCTCGCTGGAGAGGCTCTCCCTCTCGGGATGCCACATCGATCTGGCCACCTTCATCCCGTTCTGCCAGCGCCTGCGCGTGCTCCGGCTGAACACCACCGGTCTGGTAGACATGAGCAACATTACGGTCCACTCCGCGTCGCTGGAGGAGCTCGTCGTGGAGCACGGCAACAGATGGACCGGCCGCACCCGCACCCATATCAGCGTCGACTCCCCTGTGCTTAAGCAATTGACAGCGTCCTTCCATGCCTGCGGCAACATCGGGGTGTCCATCTTGGCACCAATGCTGGACAAGGTCTGGTGGCGGTGCTCGTATGCCAAGCCGATCTATGGGCTTGGTCTTTGGGGCCTCTCAGAGGTGGGCTTCAACACCAATGCTGGGAGAGGCGCCTGTGTGCAGCTCCCTAGCGTCCATGTCCTGTCCCTACACATATCTCCCGTCCAA GATTCAGTTAGCTTTCCAAATGCAGAGCTCAGCTTTGAGGCAGAGATCGATAAACATATGGTTACCAACTTCTCTGGTCTGGACCTACATCTCAGCACCAAGGGCCATGTGTTTGGAGCTTTTGTGCTGCATCTCCTTGGGATGCATCGGATTCGTACAGCTTTACGGAACCTTAAGATTGTCCTGCTAAGATCAGAG GTGAAAGATGCATGCCCAGTAAATTGTCTCTGTGATGAGCCTAAGAACTGGAGAACAGAAACTATCACCTTGGCTGATCTTGAAACCATGGAAATTGAAGGTGTCGGCGGGGAAGATCACGAGTTTGATTTCTTGGAAGTGATATTTAGATGTGCTCCAATGCTTAAAACAGTGACCGTGAGGCTGTCAGATGGTGTCACTCCAAGTGTCGATTGGTGCACAAAAGTAAACAACATCTCCATGGCATATCCTTCCGTCGAATGCAATGCTGATCTGGTAAGCAG GGCCAAAGCTGTGTGTTGA